The following are from one region of the Flavobacteriaceae bacterium UJ101 genome:
- the lacZ gene encoding beta-galactosidase (Belongs to the glycosyl hydrolase 2 family.; KEGG: fbc:FB2170_10449 beta-galactosidase), whose protein sequence is MFRILLYHIVLLFSLSIFCQNTHPIEEWENPEIFQINRENPHATFYQYDSEEKALSNKDWKNSPFYKSLNGNWKFKWVKTPEERIKNFQSLNYNNHDWARIPVPSNWELEGHGIPIYTNIVYPFPKNPPFIDHKHNPVGHYIKEFTVSDQWKKDKIFLHFGAVSGALYVWVNGQKVGYNEGSKTPVEFDITPYIKPGKNKLAVQVLRWSDASYMEDQDFWRLSGIDRDVYIYTTPKTTLKDFKVIADLQNNYTDGFLKLVLHYENTPLHKEHYQVEIKLLDQNKELISIQKPLLFESKQKESISLEQTIPHVKPWTAETPHLYTLLISLKKEKKTIESTQTKIGFRNIKIKNNQLLINGKAIYFKGVNHHDHDQIKGHVPNEELTLKDLQLMKENNINAIRCSHYPKDPHFYRMCDELGFYVINEANIESHGMGRTNDNKPLDETNHPAFNPHWKDAHLDRTIRMYERDKNHPSIITWSLGNEAGNGPNFSTTYKWLKEHDTTRPTQYEDATSYENTDIQAPMYARIPELIEYAENNPKRPFILCEYAHSMGNSTGNLQEYWDVIEKYDVLQGGYIWDWVDQGILTKDDKGTPYWAYGGDLGGKDLVNAKNFCLNGIVNPDRTPHPALKEVKKVYQYIKFTNFNKKTSQITIFNGYGFTNLNQFDLYYTIQENGKIIEKHTIPTISLEPSESKTISIKLPENNKEGAEHHITFHAQTKNKSSLLQKGHEVAFEQFELNPNWKTKFDSTNSKKIKISHSKKQLLIKNHSFTIKFNSYTGELTHLSYNKENLIERPIKPYFWRAPVDNDFGNKMPKRLHEWKDITQNYIFDSINTQKTSYSSVKVKTFYSFPKQNGSIEIDYTINSKGEILIENYLTNLNQNLPEIPRLGNNIILKNQYQNVKWFGRGPEENYSDRKTGSPIGIYNAKVEDLYFPYSRPQENGYRTDIRSVIFTNEKGNGVEFIAQNNLLNFSAHHQYNEDFDPGTKKAQRHTIDIKKRNFVNINIDYKQMGIGGDTSWGAKPLTQYLIPIQKEFYYSFIIKPIQQ, encoded by the coding sequence ATGTTTAGAATCCTTTTATACCATATAGTACTTCTTTTTTCACTGAGCATTTTTTGTCAAAACACTCATCCTATTGAAGAATGGGAAAACCCAGAAATTTTCCAAATTAATAGAGAAAACCCTCATGCTACTTTTTATCAATATGATTCTGAAGAAAAAGCATTATCTAATAAAGATTGGAAAAATTCTCCATTTTATAAATCTTTAAATGGAAATTGGAAATTTAAATGGGTAAAAACTCCTGAAGAACGGATTAAAAACTTTCAATCGTTAAACTATAATAATCATGATTGGGCAAGAATCCCTGTTCCTTCAAACTGGGAATTAGAAGGACATGGAATTCCTATCTACACTAACATTGTATATCCTTTTCCTAAAAACCCTCCCTTTATTGACCACAAGCACAACCCTGTAGGTCATTATATTAAAGAATTTACTGTTTCAGACCAATGGAAAAAAGATAAAATATTTTTACATTTTGGAGCAGTCTCAGGAGCTCTATATGTTTGGGTTAATGGTCAAAAAGTAGGTTACAATGAAGGTAGTAAAACTCCGGTAGAATTCGATATCACACCTTACATAAAACCTGGGAAAAATAAATTAGCTGTTCAAGTACTTCGATGGTCTGATGCTAGTTATATGGAAGATCAAGATTTCTGGCGCTTAAGCGGTATTGATCGAGATGTTTATATCTATACTACTCCTAAAACAACTTTAAAAGATTTCAAAGTCATTGCAGATTTACAAAATAATTACACTGATGGATTTTTAAAACTGGTTCTTCATTATGAAAACACCCCTCTTCATAAAGAACATTATCAAGTAGAAATCAAACTATTAGATCAAAACAAAGAATTAATAAGCATACAAAAACCTTTACTCTTTGAATCTAAACAAAAAGAATCCATTTCATTAGAGCAAACAATTCCCCATGTAAAACCATGGACGGCTGAAACTCCCCATTTATACACCCTACTTATTTCTCTAAAAAAAGAGAAAAAAACTATAGAATCCACACAAACTAAAATTGGTTTTAGAAATATCAAAATTAAAAACAATCAACTTTTAATTAACGGGAAAGCAATCTATTTTAAAGGAGTTAATCATCATGACCACGATCAAATCAAAGGACATGTTCCCAACGAAGAACTTACTTTAAAAGATTTACAATTGATGAAAGAAAATAACATCAATGCCATTCGCTGTAGTCATTATCCAAAAGACCCTCATTTTTATAGAATGTGTGATGAATTAGGATTTTATGTTATCAATGAAGCCAATATCGAATCACATGGAATGGGTCGAACAAATGATAATAAGCCTTTAGATGAAACAAACCATCCTGCTTTCAATCCTCATTGGAAAGATGCCCACCTAGATCGTACCATTCGCATGTACGAACGTGATAAGAACCATCCTTCTATCATTACTTGGTCATTAGGAAATGAAGCTGGAAATGGTCCTAATTTTTCTACAACATATAAATGGTTAAAAGAACATGATACCACACGCCCTACTCAATATGAAGATGCTACTTCTTATGAAAACACAGACATTCAAGCACCTATGTATGCACGAATTCCTGAATTAATTGAATATGCTGAAAATAACCCTAAAAGGCCTTTTATTTTATGTGAATACGCTCACTCAATGGGTAATAGCACAGGAAATCTTCAAGAATATTGGGATGTTATTGAAAAATATGATGTTTTACAAGGAGGTTATATTTGGGATTGGGTTGATCAAGGAATTTTAACTAAAGATGATAAAGGAACACCTTATTGGGCATACGGTGGTGATTTAGGAGGAAAAGATTTAGTTAATGCCAAAAACTTCTGTTTAAATGGTATTGTAAATCCTGATAGAACTCCTCATCCAGCATTAAAAGAAGTCAAAAAAGTATACCAATACATTAAATTTACTAATTTTAATAAAAAAACGAGCCAAATTACTATTTTTAATGGTTATGGATTTACAAACTTAAATCAATTTGATCTTTATTATACCATTCAAGAAAATGGAAAGATCATAGAAAAGCATACAATTCCTACTATTAGTTTAGAACCTTCTGAATCCAAAACCATTTCAATTAAACTTCCAGAAAATAATAAAGAAGGGGCTGAGCATCATATCACTTTTCATGCCCAAACAAAAAATAAATCCTCCCTTTTACAAAAAGGTCATGAAGTTGCTTTTGAACAATTTGAATTAAATCCAAATTGGAAAACCAAGTTTGATTCAACAAATTCAAAAAAAATTAAAATCTCACACTCAAAAAAACAATTACTTATTAAAAACCATTCTTTTACTATAAAATTCAATTCATATACAGGTGAATTAACTCATTTAAGTTATAACAAGGAAAATCTTATAGAACGTCCTATAAAACCCTATTTTTGGAGAGCACCAGTTGATAATGATTTTGGAAATAAAATGCCTAAGCGTTTACATGAATGGAAAGACATTACACAAAATTACATTTTTGATTCAATCAATACTCAAAAAACTTCCTACAGTTCTGTTAAAGTCAAAACATTCTATTCTTTCCCTAAACAAAATGGTTCTATAGAAATTGACTACACAATCAATTCTAAAGGGGAAATCTTAATAGAAAATTACTTGACAAATTTAAATCAAAACTTACCTGAAATTCCTCGTTTAGGAAATAACATTATACTGAAGAATCAATATCAAAATGTAAAATGGTTTGGGCGTGGTCCTGAAGAAAATTATTCAGATCGAAAAACAGGAAGTCCAATAGGAATTTATAATGCAAAAGTTGAAGATTTATATTTCCCATATAGCAGACCTCAAGAAAATGGGTACAGAACCGATATTCGATCAGTCATCTTCACAAATGAAAAAGGAAATGGAGTCGAATTTATTGCGCAAAATAACCTATTAAACTTTAGTGCACATCATCAATACAATGAAGATTTTGATCCTGGTACTAAAAAAGCTCAACGTCATACAATCGATATTAAAAAACGTAATTTCGTTAACATTAACATCGATTATAAACAAATGGGAATTGGTGGTGATACAAGCTGGGGAGCTAAACCACTTACTCAATATCTAATTCCAATACAAAAAGAATTTTATTATAGTTTTATTATTAAACCTATTCAACAATGA
- the betC gene encoding choline-sulfatase (Belongs to the sulfatase family.; KEGG: rba:RB6781 choline-sulfatase) produces MKKSILSIFLFLSLLAFNQQKVNIVHIIADDIAYDDLSSFGAKTIKTPHLDQLAKEGMRFTNFYAPHPTCTPSRAALLTGRYSPRMNDNKGLSILWPRTNDGLDPKKEITLTKLLKEKGYATALIGKWHLGYKKEYMPLAHGFDIFYGIPHPNDHGPERDWNMGTHDLPPIPLIEGNDLIDELENYELAEMPAKFTRRACKFIREKAKSKEPFYLQYSNIETHTPWFVPMGFSGMSEAGEYGDAMEYLDRSVGTIIKQLKESNVLDQTIIIFTADNGALAHRYPELEEGYGKYAMVDKELADNRLFRDGKYQSRYEGGSHVPCIIKWNNIIPENTTSDLIIDGTDLFTTLLTLANARIPSDRIIDGKNILPILKGTSSKPIRNTFYAFGPKSVLMSVRYHDWKLVIPSPAGWDWPALTQYELYNLSNDPKEQQNIASQHPKIVKKMTQLANQAKKDVINNTPLKTLN; encoded by the coding sequence ATGAAAAAAAGCATTCTATCCATATTTCTTTTTTTAAGTCTTCTTGCTTTTAATCAGCAGAAAGTAAACATCGTTCATATTATAGCAGATGATATTGCTTACGATGATTTATCTTCTTTTGGAGCTAAAACCATAAAAACACCACATTTAGATCAATTAGCAAAAGAAGGTATGCGTTTTACTAATTTTTATGCTCCACATCCTACCTGCACTCCTTCTAGAGCAGCATTATTGACAGGTCGTTACTCTCCTAGAATGAATGACAATAAAGGATTAAGTATTTTATGGCCTCGTACAAATGATGGTTTAGACCCTAAAAAAGAAATTACACTTACTAAACTTTTAAAAGAAAAAGGTTATGCTACTGCTCTTATTGGGAAATGGCATTTAGGATATAAAAAAGAATATATGCCTCTAGCCCATGGATTCGATATTTTTTATGGGATTCCTCATCCTAATGATCATGGCCCAGAACGTGACTGGAACATGGGTACTCATGACTTACCTCCTATTCCCTTAATTGAAGGAAACGATTTAATAGATGAATTAGAAAACTATGAATTAGCAGAAATGCCTGCTAAATTTACGCGAAGAGCTTGTAAATTCATACGAGAAAAAGCTAAAAGTAAAGAACCTTTCTATTTACAGTATTCTAATATTGAAACACATACACCATGGTTTGTTCCTATGGGGTTCTCTGGAATGTCCGAAGCAGGAGAGTATGGTGATGCTATGGAATACTTAGACCGAAGTGTTGGAACCATCATCAAGCAATTAAAAGAAAGTAATGTACTTGATCAGACCATTATTATATTCACAGCGGATAATGGAGCTCTAGCTCATCGCTATCCTGAGTTGGAAGAAGGATATGGGAAATATGCTATGGTTGATAAAGAACTAGCCGACAATCGTCTTTTTCGTGATGGGAAATACCAATCTCGCTACGAGGGAGGATCTCATGTTCCTTGTATTATAAAATGGAATAATATAATTCCTGAAAACACAACGAGTGATCTTATTATTGATGGGACTGACCTTTTTACAACTTTATTAACTCTTGCTAATGCTAGAATTCCTTCTGATCGAATTATTGATGGGAAAAATATATTACCTATTTTAAAAGGAACATCTTCCAAACCTATTCGTAACACTTTTTATGCTTTCGGACCTAAAAGTGTACTCATGAGTGTACGTTATCATGATTGGAAATTAGTCATTCCAAGTCCTGCTGGTTGGGATTGGCCTGCTTTAACACAATATGAATTATACAATTTAAGCAACGACCCTAAAGAACAGCAAAATATTGCTTCACAGCACCCTAAAATTGTAAAAAAGATGACTCAATTAGCCAATCAAGCTAAAAAAGATGTTATAAACAATACTCCTTTAAAAACACTCAACTAA
- the GNS gene encoding N-acetylglucosamine-6-sulfatase (May be a structural component of the extracellular matrices involved in cell movement during morphogenesis. Belongs to the sulfatase family.; KEGG: vfi:VF_A1007 N-acetylglucosamine-6-sulfatase), with product MKLFYIHTYFKTFLITLLSSSFSVASYAIEKPKKPNVVFIILDDMNDYVGFLKGHPQTQTPNLDRLANRAIVFENAYATVPVCAPSRASLFTGIYPFHSNVYGFNPWYKNETLKNSKTLIEYFSENGYKTYGAGKIMHHKLKSIWNEFGPGPDYGPVWYDGEKTVAHPSVPIPFHDIGPIDGSYAPMTQKGTNHDSDHFIGWYSKRYKKPFVYHSDNNRDELPDELTANWGVQELQKLDKQKQPFFMALGMLKPHTPLHVPEKYFKMHPLKNIQLPDFIANDIDDTHYKDNFSNEMKGPRYYRLIKEAYKKDNEGIKRFIQAYLACISFVDEQIGKVINQIENSSLKENTIIVLTSDHGFNMGHKNYLFKNALWEKSTRVPLLIYDPSSKHRIIKDPVSLIDLYPTLKNLCHLSGDTKKNSQGADLDGKDLTPYIIKRKLYQKDTPFALSLIKTEGNSSKKEDQHYSIRTKKWRYILYSNGDEELYKHHNQDRRETKNLAYSTSYQKKKKQLKELLLTSINP from the coding sequence ATGAAATTATTTTATATCCATACATACTTTAAAACTTTTCTCATTACACTTTTAAGTAGTTCGTTTTCTGTAGCTTCATATGCTATAGAAAAGCCTAAAAAACCCAATGTAGTCTTCATTATTTTAGATGACATGAATGACTATGTTGGGTTTCTAAAAGGCCATCCACAAACCCAAACACCTAATTTGGACCGTTTAGCAAATCGAGCTATTGTATTTGAAAATGCTTATGCAACAGTACCTGTTTGTGCACCTTCTAGAGCCAGTTTATTTACAGGTATTTACCCTTTTCATTCTAATGTTTATGGTTTTAACCCTTGGTATAAAAATGAAACTTTAAAAAACTCTAAAACTTTAATAGAGTATTTTTCCGAAAATGGTTATAAAACCTATGGAGCAGGAAAAATAATGCATCATAAATTAAAAAGTATTTGGAATGAGTTTGGTCCAGGCCCCGATTATGGTCCTGTTTGGTATGATGGTGAAAAAACAGTTGCGCACCCATCCGTTCCAATACCTTTTCATGATATTGGACCTATTGATGGTTCTTATGCTCCTATGACCCAAAAAGGAACAAATCATGACTCTGATCATTTCATTGGCTGGTACAGTAAACGCTATAAAAAGCCTTTTGTTTATCATTCGGATAATAATCGAGATGAATTACCTGATGAACTCACCGCTAACTGGGGTGTCCAAGAACTTCAAAAACTTGATAAGCAAAAACAACCTTTCTTTATGGCTCTAGGCATGCTAAAGCCACATACACCACTTCATGTTCCTGAAAAATACTTTAAAATGCATCCTTTGAAAAATATTCAACTACCCGATTTTATAGCAAACGATATTGATGACACACATTATAAAGATAACTTTTCAAATGAAATGAAAGGACCAAGATACTATCGTTTAATTAAAGAGGCTTATAAAAAAGATAACGAAGGTATAAAACGTTTCATACAAGCCTATTTAGCTTGTATTTCATTTGTAGATGAACAAATAGGAAAAGTAATCAATCAAATTGAGAATTCTTCTTTAAAAGAAAATACCATTATTGTATTAACGAGTGATCATGGATTCAATATGGGACATAAAAACTATCTTTTCAAAAATGCTTTGTGGGAAAAAAGTACACGTGTTCCTTTACTTATATATGACCCTTCATCAAAGCATCGAATAATAAAAGATCCTGTTTCTTTAATTGATTTATATCCCACTTTAAAGAATCTATGTCATCTCTCAGGAGACACAAAAAAGAACAGCCAAGGAGCCGATTTAGATGGCAAAGACCTTACTCCTTATATTATCAAAAGAAAACTATATCAAAAAGATACACCTTTTGCATTATCCCTTATTAAAACAGAAGGAAATTCATCTAAAAAAGAAGACCAACATTATTCTATTCGAACTAAAAAATGGCGGTATATTTTATATAGCAATGGAGATGAAGAGCTTTACAAGCACCACAATCAAGATAGGCGAGAGACAAAGAATTTAGCTTATTCCACCTCATATCAGAAGAAGAAAAAACAATTAAAGGAACTATTATTAACCTCAATTAACCCTTAA
- the ARSA gene encoding cerebroside-sulfatase (May be essential for the correct composition of cartilage and bone matrix during development. Has no activity toward steroid sulfates (By similarity); Belongs to the sulfatase family.; KEGG: rba:RB9192 arylsulfatase A) — MKHYIVFVSFLVLLLSCKNKQPISKSTDSDIKNTEKPNIIIILTDDQGYADVGFNGCKDIPTPNIDRIANQGVKFTNGYVTYPVCGPSRAGLITGRYQSRFGFGRNPICDPDEPTFGLPLSEKTLATVLKSNGYTNIALGKWHLGTHETLHPLKRGFDEFFGFLSGGHQYFPELWTLNDISEIQSQFDGYNTKLLKNNTRVDEKEYLTDALSRQAVTYIKENKENPFFMYLAYNAPHTPMQATKKYLDRFPNIKDSKRKTYAAMVSAVDDGVGIILDELNKLNLEENTLVFFLSDNGGPEQHNASDNGQLRGGKSDLFEGGIRVPFALQWKGHIPSGTIYDKPISSLDIFATAVEVSHTNISNNKKLDGVNLIPFITHKKEGVPHDYLFWRKFDSQQYAVRNGNTDSKMIISKKTNGLYHLHEDIGEQNNLKDEKSSEYETLNNLRTEWEKGLIPPIFKPLKQHKQHFEERNKKLNN, encoded by the coding sequence ATGAAACATTATATTGTATTCGTAAGCTTTTTAGTACTATTGTTAAGCTGTAAAAATAAACAACCCATTTCTAAATCAACAGATTCAGATATAAAAAATACAGAAAAACCTAATATCATTATTATTTTGACAGACGATCAAGGATATGCTGATGTAGGATTCAATGGTTGCAAAGATATTCCTACACCCAATATTGATCGAATAGCAAATCAAGGAGTAAAATTCACTAACGGTTATGTTACGTATCCTGTCTGTGGACCAAGTCGAGCTGGACTAATCACGGGTCGTTATCAATCACGCTTTGGGTTTGGGCGAAATCCTATATGCGATCCTGACGAACCTACTTTTGGGCTACCATTAAGTGAAAAAACCTTAGCAACTGTCTTAAAATCGAATGGTTATACCAATATAGCTTTAGGGAAATGGCATCTAGGAACTCATGAAACATTACATCCTTTAAAAAGAGGGTTTGATGAGTTTTTTGGTTTTTTAAGTGGTGGACATCAATATTTCCCTGAATTATGGACATTAAATGATATCTCTGAAATACAATCTCAATTTGATGGATACAATACCAAACTCTTGAAAAACAATACACGAGTTGATGAAAAAGAATATTTAACCGATGCTTTATCACGACAAGCTGTAACCTATATTAAAGAAAATAAAGAGAACCCATTCTTTATGTATTTAGCTTACAATGCACCACACACACCTATGCAGGCTACTAAAAAATACTTAGACCGATTTCCTAATATCAAAGACTCCAAACGCAAAACCTATGCTGCTATGGTAAGTGCTGTTGATGATGGAGTAGGAATCATTTTAGATGAATTAAACAAACTAAATCTTGAAGAAAATACATTAGTATTCTTTTTATCAGATAATGGTGGACCTGAACAACACAACGCCTCTGACAATGGTCAATTAAGAGGAGGAAAAAGTGACCTTTTCGAAGGAGGCATACGGGTTCCTTTTGCTTTACAATGGAAAGGTCACATTCCTTCTGGAACTATCTATGATAAGCCTATTAGTTCTCTCGATATTTTTGCTACAGCTGTAGAAGTTTCTCACACCAATATTTCCAATAACAAAAAATTAGACGGCGTAAATCTAATCCCTTTTATTACTCATAAAAAAGAAGGTGTTCCTCATGATTATTTATTTTGGAGAAAATTTGATTCTCAACAATACGCTGTTCGAAATGGAAATACCGACTCAAAAATGATCATTTCTAAAAAAACAAATGGATTGTATCATTTGCATGAGGATATTGGAGAACAAAATAATCTTAAAGATGAAAAATCATCTGAGTATGAAACGCTAAACAATTTACGTACAGAATGGGAAAAAGGACTTATTCCTCCCATTTTCAAACCATTAAAACAACACAAACAACATTTTGAAGAACGAAACAAAAAATTAAACAACTAA
- the K01138 gene encoding putative sulfatase YidJ (Belongs to the sulfatase family.; KEGG: rba:RB3403 uncharacterized sulfatase; Sulfuric ester hydrolases), protein MKQLIFSIFLFFCIFSCKNNHPNPKVNIEKPNIIYILADDLGYGDLSSYGQKRFTTPNIDQLAKEGKIFTRHYAGSTVCAPSRSSLLTGLHTGHTPVRGNKRHDPEGQWPMPNDTFTLAELLKENGYKTGVFGKWGLGYPNSEGDPLKQGFDEFYGYNCQRLAHHYYPRYLWKNNTIDSLPENSGKNKGSYAPNRIHKEAMTFLEKNKDNPFFLYYAAVVPHAELAVPEPYLNKFKGKLGKEKPYKGYDDGPRYREGPFESQKEPHATFAGMITHLDDRIGEIMRKVKELGIEENTIIVFTSDNGPHIEAGSDVNYFNSNGNLRGVKRDLYEGGIRVPMIIKWKDHIKENSKTDHVSAFWDVMPTVADILNIELKTPTDGLSFLPTLFNQKQPQHDYLYWEFHEKGGRVALLKDDWKLIKYDINKTPQKEFELYNLKEDPSEQNDLAAKHPQIVDKLSTLLLNAREESDVFKFKKNIKP, encoded by the coding sequence ATGAAACAGCTTATTTTCTCCATATTCCTTTTCTTTTGCATATTTAGCTGTAAAAATAATCACCCTAATCCTAAGGTTAACATAGAAAAACCTAATATTATTTACATCTTAGCAGACGATTTAGGGTATGGAGATTTAAGTTCTTATGGACAAAAAAGATTTACAACTCCTAACATAGACCAATTAGCAAAAGAAGGTAAAATCTTCACACGTCATTATGCAGGATCTACAGTTTGTGCCCCTTCCCGATCTAGTTTATTAACTGGCTTACATACAGGTCATACTCCCGTCCGAGGAAATAAGCGACATGATCCAGAAGGGCAATGGCCTATGCCAAATGATACTTTTACCTTAGCTGAATTACTTAAAGAAAATGGTTATAAAACTGGTGTTTTTGGTAAATGGGGGCTAGGTTATCCTAATTCAGAAGGAGATCCCTTAAAACAAGGATTCGATGAATTCTACGGATACAATTGCCAACGTCTTGCACATCATTATTACCCAAGATATCTTTGGAAAAACAATACAATTGATTCTTTACCTGAAAATTCAGGAAAGAACAAAGGATCCTATGCACCCAATCGCATTCATAAAGAAGCCATGACTTTTCTAGAAAAGAATAAAGACAATCCTTTTTTTCTTTACTATGCAGCTGTAGTTCCTCATGCTGAATTAGCAGTACCAGAACCCTATTTAAATAAATTTAAAGGAAAATTAGGAAAAGAAAAGCCTTATAAAGGTTATGATGACGGTCCTCGATATCGTGAAGGGCCATTTGAATCCCAAAAAGAACCTCATGCAACCTTTGCTGGAATGATTACCCATTTAGATGATCGAATTGGAGAAATTATGAGAAAAGTAAAAGAATTAGGTATTGAAGAAAACACCATCATTGTTTTTACTTCAGATAATGGTCCACATATCGAAGCAGGAAGTGATGTAAATTATTTTAACAGTAATGGAAATCTTCGAGGTGTAAAACGTGATTTATATGAAGGTGGAATTCGTGTTCCTATGATTATCAAATGGAAAGATCATATTAAAGAAAATTCAAAAACAGATCATGTTTCTGCTTTTTGGGATGTTATGCCTACCGTTGCTGACATTTTAAATATAGAATTAAAAACACCTACAGATGGACTCTCTTTTTTACCCACACTTTTCAATCAGAAACAACCTCAACATGATTATTTATATTGGGAATTTCATGAAAAAGGAGGACGTGTAGCACTTCTAAAAGATGATTGGAAACTGATCAAATATGATATAAATAAAACCCCTCAGAAAGAATTTGAACTTTACAATTTAAAAGAAGACCCTTCTGAACAAAACGATTTGGCAGCAAAACATCCTCAAATTGTAGATAAATTAAGTACTTTGCTCCTCAATGCTCGAGAAGAATCAGACGTTTTTAAATTTAAAAAAAACATTAAGCCATGA
- the IDS gene encoding iduronate-2-sulfatase (Required for the lysosomal degradation of heparan sulfate and dermatan sulfate. Belongs to the sulfatase family.; KEGG: dgr:Dgri_GH16111 iduronate 2-sulfatase), translating to MMKNLLTYNLFLWIFLCCSSCSSKKDETTQKKHPNILWIVSDDLGTDLGCYGNSLVKTPHLDQLAKQSILFTNMHSVTAVCSPNRSSLITGVYPTSIDCHQHRTQFKKPLPDSIRPITDYLKKAGYFVSNGDSKNKSKKGKTDYNFIHNSDSLFDGTHWSQRKKGQPFFAQIQIYNPHRPFKRDTLNPINPDFIQLPPYYPNHKLAQKDWAYYLESVQLVDREVGKILKDLENDGLLDNTIIFFFGDQGRPHLRSKQFLYDGGINTPLLIKGIKNKKGIVDTQLVSTVDIPAMTLALANISIPNYIAGLNILDSTLSRNHIFSMRDRRDETVDRIRAIRTQNFKYIKNYYPNRPYTQPNVYKKFQYPMLTLMRVLSKQKLLTPEQAQFLATNRPKEELYDLKNDPFELYNLAEISQFQTQKDELDSLLKYYVKKYDQGVYPEPKSETDYASKIMQERWIKRMKKRGLSPNITDEEYLEYFEKNY from the coding sequence ATGATGAAGAATCTTCTTACATACAATCTATTTTTATGGATTTTTTTATGCTGCTCTTCATGTTCTTCTAAAAAAGATGAAACAACTCAAAAAAAACATCCCAATATTCTATGGATTGTTTCTGATGATTTAGGAACTGATTTAGGCTGTTATGGTAATTCCCTTGTCAAAACACCTCACTTAGATCAATTAGCAAAGCAAAGTATTCTTTTTACCAATATGCATTCTGTTACCGCAGTTTGTTCCCCAAACAGATCCTCTTTAATCACAGGAGTTTACCCAACAAGTATCGATTGTCATCAACATCGAACACAATTTAAAAAACCACTTCCTGACAGCATAAGACCAATTACTGATTATCTAAAAAAAGCAGGTTATTTTGTAAGTAATGGAGATTCAAAAAATAAATCAAAAAAAGGAAAAACCGATTATAACTTTATTCATAATTCTGATTCTTTATTTGATGGCACTCATTGGAGTCAACGAAAAAAAGGACAACCCTTTTTTGCTCAAATTCAAATCTATAATCCTCATCGTCCTTTTAAACGTGATACTTTAAATCCTATCAATCCTGACTTTATACAACTTCCTCCCTATTACCCTAATCACAAACTAGCTCAAAAAGATTGGGCATATTATCTTGAATCTGTTCAATTAGTAGATCGAGAAGTTGGAAAAATTTTGAAAGATTTAGAAAATGATGGATTATTGGATAATACTATTATCTTTTTCTTCGGAGATCAAGGAAGGCCTCATCTAAGGAGTAAACAATTTTTATACGATGGAGGAATCAATACCCCCTTATTAATAAAAGGGATTAAAAATAAAAAAGGAATTGTAGATACTCAATTGGTAAGTACTGTTGATATTCCTGCTATGACATTAGCATTGGCTAATATTTCTATCCCAAATTATATTGCTGGACTTAATATTCTAGATTCTACTCTATCTAGAAATCATATTTTTTCTATGCGTGATCGTCGAGATGAAACTGTCGATAGAATTCGAGCTATCCGAACACAAAACTTTAAATACATCAAAAATTATTATCCCAACAGACCTTATACACAACCCAATGTTTATAAAAAATTTCAATATCCAATGTTAACCTTAATGCGTGTTTTGAGTAAACAAAAGCTTTTAACTCCTGAACAAGCACAATTTTTAGCAACAAATCGTCCTAAGGAAGAATTATATGATTTAAAAAACGATCCTTTTGAATTGTATAACCTTGCCGAAATTTCTCAATTTCAAACCCAAAAAGATGAATTAGACTCCCTATTAAAATATTACGTTAAGAAGTACGATCAAGGAGTCTATCCTGAACCTAAATCTGAAACGGATTATGCTTCTAAAATTATGCAAGAACGTTGGATTAAACGAATGAAAAAAAGAGGACTTTCTCCTAATATCACAGATGAAGAATACCTTGAATATTTTGAAAAGAATTATTAA